One Lysobacter enzymogenes DNA segment encodes these proteins:
- a CDS encoding glycoside hydrolase family 16 protein encodes MGQHRCLGAGILAASILIVGCSQQADPAAAQAPKPAEPAAAAPVAPAATDAAVFFDDFNYPDLAAFQGNGWKARTETGHPGIKGATWSAEGLSFHADIADTHGGAVRMSSVTNGKADKTRQTQFCHARKYREGTYAARIFFRDAPSYGPDGDEVIQTFYAISPLKAPMDKNYSETDFEYLPNGGWGENSKPAMWTTSWDTFQLEPWTKVNEFTRHEGSYAGWRTLVLTVADKQLKYYVDGKLFSEHSSAVYPEDFMSINFNLWFMPKGADGSLGPVDSPEMREYQEDIDWVFFREGAALSTADVEKQVAELRGKQVAHLDNVKEQNPPLPSPCGL; translated from the coding sequence ATGGGGCAGCATCGTTGCTTGGGCGCCGGCATTCTCGCCGCGTCGATCTTGATCGTCGGTTGCAGTCAGCAAGCCGACCCCGCCGCCGCGCAGGCGCCCAAGCCGGCCGAACCCGCGGCCGCCGCGCCGGTCGCGCCGGCCGCGACCGATGCCGCGGTGTTCTTCGACGACTTCAACTACCCCGACCTCGCCGCGTTCCAGGGCAACGGCTGGAAAGCGCGCACCGAGACCGGCCACCCCGGCATCAAGGGCGCGACCTGGTCGGCCGAAGGCCTGTCCTTCCACGCCGACATCGCCGACACCCACGGCGGCGCGGTGCGGATGAGCTCGGTCACCAACGGCAAGGCCGACAAGACCCGCCAGACCCAGTTCTGCCACGCGCGCAAATACCGCGAAGGCACCTACGCCGCGCGCATCTTCTTCCGCGACGCGCCCAGCTACGGCCCGGACGGCGACGAAGTCATCCAGACCTTCTACGCCATCAGCCCGCTCAAGGCGCCGATGGACAAGAACTACAGCGAGACCGACTTCGAATACCTGCCCAACGGCGGCTGGGGCGAGAACAGCAAGCCGGCGATGTGGACCACCAGCTGGGACACCTTCCAGCTCGAACCGTGGACCAAGGTCAACGAGTTCACCCGCCACGAAGGCAGCTACGCCGGCTGGCGCACCCTGGTGCTGACCGTCGCCGACAAGCAGCTCAAGTACTACGTCGACGGCAAGCTGTTCTCCGAACACAGCAGCGCGGTGTACCCGGAAGACTTCATGTCGATCAACTTCAACCTGTGGTTCATGCCCAAGGGCGCCGACGGCTCGTTGGGCCCGGTGGACTCGCCCGAGATGCGCGAATACCAGGAGGACATCGATTGGGTGTTCTTCCGCGAAGGCGCGGCGCTGTCGACCGCCGACGTGGAAAAGCAGGTCGCCGAACTGCGCGGCAAGCAGGTCGCCCACCTCGACAACGTCAAGGAACAGAACCCGCCGCTGCCTTCGCCCTGCGGGCTTTGA
- a CDS encoding DUF6053 domain-containing protein, which translates to MGGPSGPTPLFQFATKTPGIEPEAPRGGSPAGSAGVNAPARESARNRAGSNRARRTRR; encoded by the coding sequence GTGGGAGGGCCTTCAGGCCCGACGCCCTTGTTCCAGTTCGCGACGAAGACCCCTGGCATCGAGCCCGAAGCCCCTCGCGGCGGATCGCCGGCCGGAAGCGCCGGCGTCAACGCGCCGGCGCGGGAATCGGCTCGTAACCGGGCAGGTAGTAACCGCGCGCGCCGGACTCGCCGCTGA
- a CDS encoding DUF6053 domain-containing protein, whose amino-acid sequence MPGVFVANWNKGVGPEGPPTAAAAGGGRRAHPPAPGRHARPASRAELCFWVVLSGAAAGPV is encoded by the coding sequence ATGCCAGGGGTCTTCGTCGCGAACTGGAACAAGGGCGTCGGGCCTGAAGGCCCTCCCACAGCGGCTGCGGCCGGTGGCGGCCGGCGAGCCCACCCGCCCGCTCCCGGCCGGCACGCGAGGCCGGCGTCCAGGGCCGAGTTGTGTTTTTGGGTAGTTCTGTCCGGCGCCGCCGCCGGGCCCGTTTGA